A stretch of the Theileria equi strain WA chromosome 1, complete sequence genome encodes the following:
- a CDS encoding hypothetical protein (encoded by transcript BEWA_017650A), translated as MFGGVNQDSFGANWGFRDFNQYDDNVEGGFLDEDVSNFITDDVSSKNKSENVQKKTFMPLKISMIHNAWKSGGSFLNVFGYQLEIIKIVGRIKETKSTDQETTFVVDDGSGKVDCIYMHPGDISEWRKRFLSNLDKNKQLVKIYGGFNPIYSTQVPTIIIYSIKELSSPDESKLHDLDVINAILLSDGKHNPDALNILNEMDAVLKQFDIVQPSRADSPNSITSANIVASAMEIIDGKVPANELALTKYISSMLANETRNHNPNGLHISEILKRCKQQHSFQCKIIHLSAQRT; from the exons ATGTTTGGAGGAGTGAATCAAGATTCTTTTGGAGCAAATTGGGGTTTCCGCGATTTTAATCAAT atgatgataatgtCGAAGGAGGATTTTTAGATGAGGACGTATCCAATTTCATCACCGACGATGTATCAagtaaaaataaaagtgaaaatgttcaaaaaAAAACCTTCATGCCCCTGAAAATAA GTATGATACATAATGCGTGGAAAAGCGGGGGAAGCTTTTTAAATGTCTTTGGATATCAGTTAGAGATTATAAAGATAGTTGGACGTATAAAAGAAACGAAGTCTACAGACCAAGAAACTACATTTGTTGTTGATGATGGTAGTGGAAAAGTTGACTGTATTTATATGCATCCTGGAGACATTAGCGAATGGAGAAAGAGATTTCTTAGTAATCTGGATAAGAACAAGCAATTGGTCAAAATATACGGGGGATTTAATCCAATTTATAGTACACAAGTTCCCACAATTATCATTTACTCAATTAAAGAATTGAGTTCACCTGACGAATCAAAACTCCATGACTTAGACGTAATAAATGCGATATTATTG AGTGATGGAAAACACAATCCCGATGCGCTTAACATACTTAACGAGATGGATGCTGTTCTTAAACAGTTTGATATTGTACAGCCATCCAGGGCTGATAGTCCAAATTCAATTACTTCCGCAAATATTGTCGCGTCAGCTATGGAAATTATAGATGGAAAG GTTCCTGCAAATGAGCTGGCGTTGACAAAATACATTTCATCAATGTTAGCAAATGAAACTAGAAACCATAATCCTAATGGTTTACATATTTCGGAAATCCTGAAAAGATGTAAACAACAGCATAGTTTTCAATGTAAGATTATACATCTAAGCGCTCAACGTACATAA